In bacterium, the following proteins share a genomic window:
- a CDS encoding surface carbohydrate biosynthesis protein, whose amino-acid sequence MENNTITCCLPIEIKSRELDARLFLACELARAGFTCLLGSKSVVHRRMGNMAPFLYFDKGLTPAQRDFCEDIHRNGGFIINLDEEGGIIEKGMFTFIARYPEELVPFYDMYFLWGHALKECLLENRKSVDATRLFVTGHPRFDLRKKKYEVLYKEKADLLREKYGNYILVNTSFAYANHVLGYEKGIRALPGHFGNEDHRKDGIDKAYYRLVQYYVVGAILHIAEQHPDIRIVVRPHPSELVRFYEDVFSGHDNISIIQEGCVQEWNMSALVVIHHDCTTAVEAAFSGIPTISYCPIRDNNFAPELPMLVSDVASSEAELMRLVDKYISERRERDILEEKKDIIRPWIANVDYDAATRIASCLAEKKLFFVEESKKRIARHGSQRVRKISMYALLGSIRLLARRIANRCCVWDVTERMRRREYACQKMPGIEKDELESKISSLAQINPEFAHIVVERLDADGFRISRASTEYNHSQ is encoded by the coding sequence ATGGAGAACAATACAATAACGTGCTGTTTGCCGATAGAGATAAAATCACGAGAACTTGATGCCAGACTTTTTCTAGCTTGTGAACTTGCTCGCGCTGGATTTACATGTTTATTGGGCTCTAAGAGCGTCGTGCATCGCAGAATGGGTAATATGGCTCCATTCTTGTATTTTGACAAAGGGCTTACACCGGCGCAGCGCGATTTTTGCGAGGACATTCATCGAAATGGCGGCTTTATCATAAATTTGGATGAAGAGGGTGGGATTATTGAGAAAGGTATGTTCACGTTCATTGCCAGGTATCCGGAAGAACTAGTGCCATTCTACGATATGTATTTTCTTTGGGGTCACGCACTAAAAGAATGCCTCCTGGAAAATAGAAAGAGTGTGGACGCAACACGTTTATTTGTAACCGGCCATCCTCGGTTTGATCTGCGAAAAAAGAAGTACGAGGTGCTCTATAAAGAGAAAGCCGATTTGTTACGAGAGAAGTATGGTAACTATATCTTAGTCAATACGAGTTTCGCATATGCGAATCATGTGCTTGGATATGAGAAGGGGATCAGGGCACTACCTGGCCATTTTGGCAATGAAGATCATCGGAAGGATGGGATCGATAAGGCATATTACAGACTTGTGCAGTATTATGTTGTCGGAGCAATATTGCACATCGCCGAGCAGCACCCTGATATTAGAATAGTAGTTCGTCCGCATCCATCAGAGTTAGTACGATTCTATGAGGACGTTTTTTCGGGCCATGACAATATTTCCATTATTCAGGAAGGTTGTGTTCAGGAATGGAACATGTCTGCGTTAGTGGTTATTCATCATGACTGCACGACTGCAGTTGAGGCAGCATTTTCTGGAATACCTACTATTTCCTATTGTCCTATTCGGGATAACAACTTTGCTCCGGAATTGCCAATGCTCGTGAGTGATGTTGCGAGCAGCGAGGCTGAGTTAATGCGCTTAGTTGACAAGTACATAAGTGAGCGGCGCGAGCGTGATATTCTGGAAGAGAAGAAAGATATCATACGACCTTGGATTGCCAACGTGGATTATGATGCTGCCACGAGAATTGCATCATGTTTGGCGGAAAAGAAGCTGTTCTTTGTTGAAGAATCGAAGAAGAGAATAGCAAGGCATGGCTCACAAAGGGTGCGAAAGATATCGATGTATGCCTTGCTAGGCAGTATCAGGTTGTTGGCAAGGCGAATTGCTAATCGTTGTTGTGTTTGGGATGTCACCGAGCGAATGAGGCGTCGTGAGTATGCTTGTCAAAAGATGCCAGGGATAGAGAAGGATGAACTTGAAAGTAAAATATCATCTCTTGCTCAGATTAATCCTGAGTTTGCACATATAGTTGTAGAGAGGCTGGATGCAGATGGTTTTCGTATTAGCAGAGCGTCGACAGAATATAATCACTCACAATAG
- a CDS encoding polysaccharide pyruvyl transferase family protein codes for MSKWMRKIKILHLACYSTNIGDCANIDGIRRTLQRNLPDCEITFTDEDMIGYSEFMGKKRYDCREFVALANSHDAMIIGGGGLFSGLSHHDKTGCYVGLDIETLERIQVPVIYYALGFASYYGQKYKAKSAFGSYLEYLTKRPNTLISVRNDGSLKRLGQIFGHTAVQNITTVPDGGFHMATLNVEHKELSDEKPLVTVQLAGDKQRYRFREEPSISYRLMARVGLADKMAGGKRRRIFLSQLSSALVHLVNEQNIRIVFVPHIPADLEIISEVLSTLPRDISRLRSTVAPVVSADSAYRKAFDLYRHVDMVVGMRFHGNVCPIGMGVPTLGLGTHPQLPGLYDELGLQEHCMDVLEDDFEDMFFMRVIDILGRLSEVNARYKKVARDLDEQTTLFQAKMKKLILS; via the coding sequence GTGAGCAAGTGGATGCGCAAAATCAAAATATTACATTTGGCGTGTTATTCGACGAACATTGGTGATTGTGCCAATATCGACGGAATTCGTCGGACTCTACAGCGTAATTTGCCAGATTGTGAGATTACGTTCACCGACGAAGACATGATCGGTTACTCCGAATTTATGGGGAAGAAACGATATGATTGTCGTGAGTTTGTGGCGTTAGCTAATTCACATGATGCCATGATAATAGGAGGCGGCGGTCTTTTCTCGGGGCTATCTCATCATGACAAGACCGGTTGCTATGTTGGCCTTGATATTGAGACGCTGGAAAGAATTCAGGTGCCTGTCATTTATTATGCTCTGGGGTTTGCCTCATATTATGGACAAAAGTATAAGGCTAAATCGGCATTTGGATCTTATCTAGAATATTTAACAAAGCGGCCCAATACGCTTATCAGCGTGCGAAATGACGGATCTCTTAAAAGGCTTGGACAGATCTTCGGACATACTGCAGTGCAGAATATAACTACAGTGCCTGATGGTGGTTTTCATATGGCCACGCTGAACGTAGAGCACAAAGAGCTTTCTGATGAGAAACCGCTGGTTACAGTGCAATTAGCGGGAGATAAACAGCGGTATAGATTCAGAGAAGAGCCGTCTATTTCTTATAGGCTGATGGCCAGAGTGGGTCTTGCGGACAAGATGGCCGGTGGCAAAAGAAGACGAATATTCTTATCTCAGTTATCTAGCGCGCTAGTGCATCTAGTTAATGAGCAAAATATCAGAATAGTTTTTGTGCCGCATATTCCGGCCGATCTGGAAATTATTTCTGAAGTGTTATCCACATTGCCTAGGGATATATCTAGATTGCGTTCAACAGTGGCGCCCGTTGTTTCGGCGGACTCGGCTTACCGTAAAGCATTTGATCTTTACAGGCATGTGGACATGGTGGTGGGTATGAGATTTCATGGCAACGTGTGCCCCATTGGCATGGGGGTTCCAACTCTTGGATTGGGCACTCACCCGCAACTCCCAGGACTCTATGATGAATTGGGATTGCAAGAGCATTGTATGGATGTGCTGGAAGATGATTTTGAGGACATGTTCTTTATGCGCGTTATTGATATCCTCGGCCGTTTGTCCGAAGTCAACGCTCGTTACAAAAAAGTGGCAAGAGACTTGGATGAACAGACAACTCTGTTTCAGGCGAAAATGAAAAAGTTGATCCTCTCATAA
- the neuC gene encoding UDP-N-acetylglucosamine 2-epimerase yields the protein MNKKILFLTGTRADFGKLKPLINEVERSATLEAHVFVTGMHMLPKYGSTYDEVLKCGYKNIHYFINQRHNDSLDEILANTIHGLSNFVILVKPDMLIVHGDRCEALAGAIVGAMNNILVGHIEGGEISGTIDESIRHSVSKLAHIHFVANDEAKKRLIQMGEAQENIFVIGSPDIDLMLSTDLPLLAEVKAHYDIPYERYSLFAYHPVTSSLHDLNRNIVEVASALIESKRNYVAIYPNNDPGSDIILNELFQLEKSPRIKLFPSIRFEAYLVLLKNCEFIIGNSSAGVREAPFYSIPSINIGTRQQCRFRHPTIIDVKEDKDKILNSLNRISDVPHMPSDKFGDGRSADRFAELLRRDDVWKISIQKRFLDID from the coding sequence GTGAATAAGAAGATTCTTTTTCTCACAGGCACGCGTGCAGATTTTGGCAAGCTAAAACCTCTTATCAATGAGGTGGAAAGATCTGCCACGCTGGAAGCGCATGTATTTGTTACCGGTATGCACATGCTTCCAAAATATGGAAGCACATATGATGAGGTCCTAAAATGCGGATATAAAAACATACATTATTTTATCAATCAGCGACATAACGATTCCCTTGATGAAATATTGGCAAACACCATTCATGGACTCAGCAATTTTGTGATCCTTGTAAAACCGGATATGCTGATTGTTCATGGAGACAGATGTGAAGCCCTTGCAGGGGCGATAGTGGGGGCGATGAATAACATTCTAGTGGGCCATATAGAGGGCGGGGAGATTTCCGGTACAATCGATGAGTCTATCAGACATTCCGTTTCAAAACTTGCGCATATTCATTTTGTGGCGAATGATGAGGCAAAGAAACGATTGATTCAGATGGGTGAGGCTCAAGAGAACATATTCGTCATAGGATCGCCGGACATTGATCTCATGTTGTCAACGGATCTTCCCCTTCTTGCAGAAGTTAAAGCCCATTACGATATTCCCTATGAGCGTTACTCGTTGTTTGCATATCACCCGGTAACATCGAGTCTACATGATTTGAATAGAAACATTGTCGAAGTGGCAAGCGCGCTTATAGAATCAAAGCGTAACTATGTTGCCATTTATCCGAACAATGATCCTGGCTCAGATATCATACTCAATGAGTTATTTCAGCTTGAGAAGAGCCCGAGAATCAAGTTGTTCCCTTCCATTCGATTTGAGGCGTACCTGGTGTTGCTCAAAAACTGTGAATTCATCATTGGGAACTCAAGCGCAGGCGTCCGAGAGGCCCCATTCTATTCGATTCCATCGATTAATATCGGCACCAGACAGCAGTGTCGCTTCAGGCATCCAACAATAATCGATGTGAAAGAGGATAAGGATAAGATATTGAATTCGCTCAATCGAATCAGCGATGTTCCCCATATGCCCAGTGACAAATTTGGTGATGGAAGAAGCGCTGATAGATTTGCTGAATTATTGAGGAGAGATGATGTTTGGAAGATAAGCATTCAAAAGAGATTTCTCGATATTGACTAA
- a CDS encoding N-acetylneuraminate synthase family protein yields the protein MSPNINVAGRLVGEGSPPLVIAEIGINHEGSINKAVKMVDDAYGAGCECVKFQCHVIDDEMIPNDVIPGNAKESIWKIMSRCALSESEEIELKNYVEAKGMIYLNTPFSRAAADRLESMGVYAYKVGSGECNNYPLIRHIAAFGKPIILSTGMNDIHSISEAVAILKDACVPYAILHCTSIYPTPYNKVRLGALVELKEAFPDAVIGLSDHSIGNYTSFAAAALGASILEKHFTSDKCWPGPDIPISIDPNELKDLICGTNAIHRALGGEKAILPEEQPTIDFAYACVVAIRDISVGETLSLENIWVKRPGTGGIKAKDFKSLLGRRAACDIRKDLQLTWEQISE from the coding sequence ATGAGTCCGAACATTAATGTGGCAGGAAGATTGGTCGGTGAGGGTAGTCCTCCATTGGTTATTGCTGAAATAGGCATTAATCATGAAGGCAGTATCAATAAGGCGGTAAAGATGGTCGACGATGCTTACGGCGCTGGATGCGAGTGTGTAAAATTTCAGTGTCATGTGATCGACGATGAGATGATACCCAATGACGTGATTCCTGGAAATGCAAAGGAAAGCATATGGAAGATTATGTCAAGATGCGCCCTGAGTGAAAGTGAGGAAATTGAGCTCAAAAACTATGTCGAAGCGAAGGGGATGATATACCTCAATACACCTTTCTCACGTGCGGCGGCTGACCGTCTTGAGTCGATGGGTGTTTACGCCTATAAAGTTGGGTCGGGCGAATGTAATAATTATCCGCTTATCAGGCATATAGCCGCCTTTGGAAAACCGATCATTTTAAGCACCGGAATGAACGATATTCATTCTATCAGTGAGGCGGTTGCAATTCTGAAGGATGCCTGCGTTCCATATGCGATATTACATTGCACATCGATCTATCCGACTCCCTACAACAAGGTTAGGCTGGGTGCTCTTGTAGAACTTAAAGAGGCATTTCCAGATGCTGTGATTGGACTCAGTGATCATTCAATTGGAAATTATACGTCTTTTGCTGCAGCAGCACTCGGAGCAAGTATCCTGGAGAAGCATTTCACTTCGGATAAGTGCTGGCCTGGTCCGGATATCCCGATATCTATTGATCCCAATGAGTTGAAGGATCTTATTTGTGGGACAAATGCAATTCATAGAGCCTTGGGGGGAGAAAAGGCCATCCTGCCTGAAGAACAGCCAACTATCGACTTCGCATATGCCTGCGTTGTTGCAATAAGAGATATCTCAGTCGGAGAAACTCTCAGTCTGGAAAATATCTGGGTGAAGAGGCCAGGGACAGGGGGCATAAAGGCCAAGGATTTCAAGTCGTTGTTGGGCAGAAGGGCGGCGTGCGATATAAGAAAGGATCTGCAGTTAACATGGGAGCAAATAAGTGAATAA
- a CDS encoding N-acetyl sugar amidotransferase, with product MKYCKKCLMPDTRPGITFVDGVCAACINYEKQKSTDWNQRRKELETLCEKYRGCNGNYYDCAIAVSGGKDSHYQVYVMKELMKMNPVLLAVGNTDWTETGRKNVENISEVFGCDIIQMSPNRRVAKVMAKKAFVELGSPTWYADALIYAYPYRMAMKLGTRLLVYGENVNYTYGGKYDDETPSAMMQPLNDVVKPVNFDRWTTDGQVTLKDLESARQPSYEECKRHELEPIYLSYYVPWDSHHNYEVAKRWGFRHLGHEYTREGTLEQYNQIDSIGYLLNQYLKYPKYGHASATEMASRWIRSGLKTREEMIPYVREYDRKLDQGIVDRFCGFTNTSSKEFWSVMDKWYNRELFKQDTDGIWKEKFIVE from the coding sequence ATGAAATATTGTAAAAAATGTCTGATGCCGGATACGCGTCCGGGAATAACGTTTGTCGATGGTGTTTGCGCAGCGTGTATTAATTATGAGAAGCAGAAGTCTACAGATTGGAATCAGCGAAGGAAGGAGTTGGAGACTCTATGTGAGAAGTACCGTGGGTGTAACGGAAATTATTATGACTGCGCTATAGCAGTCTCGGGAGGCAAAGATTCACATTATCAAGTATACGTCATGAAGGAGTTGATGAAGATGAATCCAGTCCTTTTGGCCGTCGGCAATACAGACTGGACTGAAACGGGGAGAAAGAATGTCGAGAATATATCGGAGGTGTTCGGGTGTGATATAATTCAGATGAGTCCCAATCGCCGCGTAGCAAAGGTTATGGCAAAGAAGGCCTTTGTCGAGCTGGGATCCCCGACATGGTATGCGGATGCGCTCATATATGCTTATCCATACCGCATGGCGATGAAGCTCGGCACGAGACTTCTGGTCTATGGTGAGAACGTAAATTATACGTATGGCGGCAAATACGACGATGAGACACCGTCGGCAATGATGCAGCCCTTAAATGATGTTGTTAAGCCCGTTAATTTCGATCGCTGGACTACCGACGGACAGGTAACGCTAAAAGACCTCGAGTCGGCACGGCAGCCCTCATACGAGGAGTGCAAGAGACATGAACTCGAGCCCATATACCTGAGTTATTACGTTCCGTGGGACAGCCATCACAATTACGAGGTTGCGAAGCGGTGGGGTTTCAGACACCTGGGTCACGAATACACCAGGGAGGGAACGCTTGAACAATACAATCAGATAGATTCGATCGGCTATCTGCTGAATCAGTACCTGAAATATCCCAAGTACGGTCATGCATCTGCAACTGAAATGGCATCTCGCTGGATTCGATCGGGTCTTAAGACGCGCGAGGAGATGATCCCCTACGTGAGGGAATATGACAGGAAGCTCGACCAGGGCATCGTAGACAGGTTCTGCGGCTTCACGAATACGTCGTCGAAGGAATTCTGGAGCGTAATGGATAAGTGGTATAATCGCGAACTATTTAAACAAGATACAGATGGTATCTGGAAAGAGAAATTTATCGTCGAGTAG
- a CDS encoding acylneuraminate cytidylyltransferase family protein produces the protein MKTILSLITARGGSKGIPRKNVLDVGGKPLIAWSIEAALQSRASLRVVVSTDDEEIAQISLKYGAEVPFVRPAELATDTSDHMSVVIHALEWLKTNESYVPDYVLVLQPTSPMRTSQDIDGAVELAYKNEADGVVSVCETHHHPYLLSNIDSDGILVDYLERSPAAGSSNIRRQDMPPVYFQNGAIYLTRREVLIAARTLTPPKTYPYIMPASRSLQIDDQWELEMIDMLLSKKCDV, from the coding sequence ATGAAAACTATTCTTTCTTTGATAACAGCACGTGGCGGATCGAAGGGTATTCCGCGTAAGAATGTTTTGGATGTCGGAGGTAAGCCGTTGATTGCATGGTCAATTGAAGCCGCATTGCAATCGCGAGCATCACTTAGAGTTGTGGTTTCTACCGATGACGAAGAAATAGCCCAAATATCATTGAAATATGGTGCGGAAGTTCCTTTCGTGCGTCCAGCTGAACTCGCAACTGATACATCGGATCATATGTCGGTAGTTATCCATGCTTTGGAATGGCTTAAAACGAATGAGAGTTATGTTCCTGATTATGTATTGGTTTTACAGCCGACATCACCAATGAGGACATCCCAGGATATTGATGGCGCCGTTGAATTGGCGTATAAAAATGAGGCAGACGGCGTCGTGAGCGTATGTGAGACTCATCATCATCCCTATCTGTTGAGCAACATTGATTCAGATGGAATACTTGTTGATTATCTTGAGCGTTCCCCTGCAGCCGGCTCGTCAAATATCCGCCGTCAGGATATGCCTCCTGTCTATTTTCAGAATGGTGCAATTTATCTCACCCGGCGAGAGGTTTTGATCGCCGCCAGGACATTAACACCTCCTAAAACATATCCATATATAATGCCGGCATCGCGTTCTTTGCAAATTGATGACCAGTGGGAGCTAGAGATGATCGATATGCTATTGTCGAAAAAGTGCGACGTATGA
- a CDS encoding nucleotidyltransferase domain-containing protein produces MAGVDRPHKDISVIPKPLEIDENYWKHDPDYLRQLNTIQLYIKGELSQYVDLFLLHGSMADGNYRRGWSDVDTFVVVSASTMNDPDSLVDMRARCHEIREMIDKMAPLQHHGLMVVTDASLLDYPSTYLPTEVLMESLDMIGNAKEFNIHKRPFNSDALLRDLYNRENLAIESIKTGYFKHHSRNGKYLEIPFRNRRDNMYQLHYFLGYTMTLPALVLSGIGMPTRKSESFDKARCLFSSCAWELVEKATEIRNEWQEREYPGYTGNTIPDWVCETLRDDYMERFIALIRESIIALDNKKAYEA; encoded by the coding sequence ATGGCGGGAGTTGACCGACCGCACAAGGATATTAGTGTAATTCCGAAACCTTTGGAAATAGACGAGAATTACTGGAAACATGATCCAGATTATCTACGTCAGCTAAATACCATACAGCTATATATTAAAGGCGAGCTGAGTCAGTATGTGGATCTATTTCTGCTTCATGGCAGCATGGCGGATGGTAATTATAGGAGAGGCTGGAGCGACGTGGATACTTTTGTGGTAGTGTCAGCCTCCACTATGAATGATCCAGATTCTTTGGTTGATATGCGGGCCAGATGTCATGAGATCAGAGAGATGATCGATAAAATGGCTCCGCTGCAACATCACGGGCTAATGGTCGTGACAGATGCATCTCTGCTGGACTACCCCTCAACATATTTGCCAACTGAGGTATTGATGGAAAGCCTTGATATGATTGGCAATGCAAAAGAATTCAATATTCACAAGAGACCATTCAATTCGGATGCACTGCTAAGGGATCTTTATAATAGAGAGAATCTTGCAATAGAATCAATAAAGACGGGTTATTTTAAACATCATTCGAGAAATGGTAAATATCTTGAAATACCTTTTAGAAACAGACGTGATAACATGTATCAGTTACATTACTTTCTAGGATATACAATGACATTACCGGCGCTCGTGCTGAGTGGAATCGGGATGCCTACGCGTAAAAGCGAATCATTCGATAAGGCCAGATGCTTGTTTTCATCGTGCGCATGGGAACTTGTAGAAAAAGCGACAGAGATAAGGAATGAGTGGCAGGAGCGGGAATATCCGGGGTATACCGGTAATACAATTCCTGATTGGGTTTGTGAGACATTGAGAGATGATTACATGGAACGATTTATTGCCCTGATAAGGGAGTCGATTATCGCTCTTGATAATAAGAAAGCCTATGAAGCCTGA
- a CDS encoding class I SAM-dependent methyltransferase, translated as MISNWYINDGVAAKKLNQAQLSARDSVLNKLSLGTYKYEKVICPVCGNTSFQTLSEKDRLGIPCRVVLCTECGLIQLNPRMTKESYESFYNTEYRLFDSRSVGAYFDKQYQRGKSIFKDIERYSGINKYDGCYVVEIGCGAGGILKYFKNKGCTIKGYDYGTEYLNYGRVQHGLDLECGGIELHDHSLKADIIIYSHTFEHLLEPNRDLSKSHDILNENGLIFIHVPSYKKVLKGFYDADLLRCFQIAHTYYFSMRTLCNLVENNGFELMIGTEDVRCIFRKSDKRNNSYDSDYADAMRCIRISEVLRLIYRILPIYHIAWYAKKALIRAIELVGIKEHIREFAYKMRK; from the coding sequence GTGATTAGCAATTGGTATATAAATGACGGAGTTGCTGCCAAGAAACTTAATCAGGCTCAATTGAGCGCTAGAGATTCTGTGCTAAATAAATTATCGCTCGGTACATATAAATATGAAAAGGTTATTTGCCCGGTATGCGGAAATACTTCATTTCAGACATTGTCTGAAAAGGACCGCTTAGGCATACCTTGTCGGGTTGTTTTATGCACTGAGTGCGGCTTGATTCAATTAAATCCAAGGATGACAAAGGAATCATATGAGTCATTCTATAACACCGAATATAGACTATTTGATTCTAGATCAGTAGGTGCTTATTTTGATAAACAATATCAAAGAGGTAAAAGCATATTCAAGGACATTGAGAGATATTCTGGAATAAATAAATATGATGGTTGTTATGTTGTTGAAATTGGATGTGGCGCTGGCGGTATTTTAAAATATTTTAAAAATAAAGGTTGTACTATTAAGGGATATGACTATGGCACAGAATATTTGAACTATGGAAGAGTTCAACATGGGCTCGATTTAGAGTGTGGCGGTATTGAACTGCATGATCACTCTTTAAAAGCAGATATAATAATATACAGCCATACATTTGAACATCTCCTTGAGCCGAACAGGGACTTGAGTAAGTCTCATGACATTTTAAATGAGAATGGTTTGATATTCATACATGTGCCATCATATAAAAAAGTATTAAAAGGTTTCTATGATGCAGATCTTTTGAGATGCTTTCAGATTGCGCATACCTATTATTTTTCGATGAGGACTCTATGTAACTTAGTCGAAAATAATGGATTTGAATTAATGATCGGAACTGAGGACGTGCGATGCATATTTAGGAAATCGGATAAGCGAAATAATAGTTACGATAGTGATTATGCGGACGCAATGAGATGTATCAGGATTTCCGAGGTTTTGCGCTTAATATACAGGATATTGCCAATATATCACATAGCATGGTATGCAAAAAAGGCGTTGATAAGAGCAATTGAGCTAGTTGGAATCAAAGAACATATTAGAGAATTTGCTTATAAGATGAGGAAGTGA
- a CDS encoding N-acetylneuraminate synthase family protein, with product MNNARYPVPIGDRLVGDGHPCYVIAEIGINHNGDIETCKKLIDAAKNAGCDAVKFQKRTPELCVPKAQAHKEKETPWGVMTYLEYKRRLEFGKAEYDAISDYCARLGIDWFASVWDEDAVDFIEQYQPVCYKVASASLTDDNLIKHINSKGRPIVLSTGMSNEEQIEHAKSLIDSRRLIIMHSTSAYPCPAEYLNLNVLQKMRTSYEGPVGYSGHEVGLSTTIAAVALGANSVERHITLGRSMWGTDHAASVEPQGLSRLVRDIRVVEKAMGDGKKVVYDAEMAQLEKLRRVR from the coding sequence ATGAATAACGCGAGATATCCGGTACCGATAGGCGATAGGTTGGTCGGCGATGGGCACCCATGCTATGTTATCGCTGAAATAGGCATCAATCATAATGGGGACATCGAGACATGCAAGAAGCTGATTGATGCGGCCAAGAACGCCGGATGCGATGCGGTTAAATTTCAAAAGAGAACTCCTGAGCTTTGCGTACCAAAGGCTCAGGCACATAAAGAGAAGGAAACTCCATGGGGCGTGATGACATATTTGGAATATAAAAGGAGACTTGAATTCGGAAAAGCCGAATATGATGCGATATCAGATTATTGCGCACGGCTTGGCATTGATTGGTTTGCTTCAGTATGGGATGAGGATGCGGTCGATTTCATAGAACAATACCAACCTGTCTGTTACAAAGTCGCATCAGCTTCATTGACCGATGATAATCTCATTAAGCACATCAATAGCAAAGGCAGACCGATTGTTCTCTCTACGGGCATGTCTAATGAGGAGCAGATAGAGCATGCAAAATCCTTAATTGACTCGCGTAGACTTATAATAATGCATAGCACAAGCGCATATCCTTGTCCTGCGGAGTACCTCAATTTGAATGTGCTTCAAAAGATGCGTACTTCATATGAAGGACCAGTGGGCTATTCAGGCCACGAGGTTGGCTTATCAACTACAATAGCCGCTGTTGCACTTGGCGCTAATTCGGTAGAAAGGCATATTACTTTAGGTAGATCTATGTGGGGTACCGACCACGCAGCTTCAGTAGAGCCGCAAGGCCTGTCACGTCTCGTGCGCGATATACGAGTAGTTGAAAAGGCGATGGGAGACGGTAAAAAGGTTGTCTATGACGCGGAAATGGCGCAGCTCGAAAAGTTAAGGCGTGTTCGCTAG
- a CDS encoding acylneuraminate cytidylyltransferase, with protein sequence MSDSIICIIPARGGSKQVKRKNVRLMCGKPLIYYTIEHAKRSNLIDKIYVSTEDSEISAVAKKCGSGVIVRPESLAADDTSSEAVLQHALEHIEGQGVAVDLVVFLQCTSPLRNEGDIDRAIKRVRDEGADSLLSVTSSKDYLWKTGVNGPESINYDYRNRQRRQDCPSQWRENGSIYIFKPDILKRYKNRLGGKIAIYEMDYWSSFEVDTAEDWRLCEWIMSAGKSRLPLPRMPRIIVTDFDGVMTDNRVLVDSDGTEHVACSRADGMYISILRNLGVEVVVLSSEKNDVVKRRCEKLGVKCYSGCDSKLNTFKAILADYGMTKDDAVYVGNDLNDLDCIRSAGWGLAVSDSADEVLRFADAVLESKGGQGVFREIAALIRTVAATKLGGHDE encoded by the coding sequence ATGTCGGATAGTATCATATGTATCATCCCGGCCCGGGGCGGATCAAAACAGGTTAAAAGGAAAAATGTTCGATTGATGTGCGGGAAGCCGCTCATTTATTACACAATTGAGCATGCTAAAAGATCTAATCTGATCGATAAAATATATGTGTCGACGGAAGACTCTGAGATAAGCGCTGTTGCAAAAAAATGTGGATCGGGCGTCATTGTAAGGCCGGAGAGTCTGGCGGCAGACGACACTTCATCCGAAGCTGTCCTGCAGCATGCACTCGAGCATATAGAGGGTCAGGGCGTAGCCGTCGACCTTGTTGTCTTTCTGCAATGCACGTCGCCGCTGAGAAATGAGGGAGACATAGATCGTGCAATCAAAAGGGTAAGAGATGAAGGGGCCGACTCGCTTCTTTCCGTCACAAGCTCTAAAGATTACCTATGGAAGACCGGTGTGAACGGCCCTGAATCAATTAACTATGATTACAGGAATAGGCAACGGCGACAGGACTGCCCATCACAATGGCGTGAGAATGGATCTATATATATATTCAAGCCAGATATATTGAAGCGGTACAAGAATCGCCTGGGAGGGAAGATAGCGATATACGAGATGGATTACTGGTCATCATTTGAAGTGGATACCGCAGAGGATTGGCGGCTTTGCGAGTGGATAATGAGCGCAGGAAAATCGAGGCTTCCTCTGCCGCGCATGCCAAGGATAATAGTGACGGATTTTGATGGGGTCATGACGGATAACAGGGTCCTGGTCGACAGCGACGGCACGGAACATGTGGCATGCAGCAGGGCCGACGGCATGTATATATCAATATTACGAAACCTGGGTGTTGAGGTCGTAGTCCTGTCGTCGGAGAAGAATGACGTTGTGAAGAGGCGGTGTGAAAAACTGGGTGTCAAGTGCTATTCGGGATGCGACAGCAAACTGAACACGTTCAAGGCCATTCTGGCGGATTACGGCATGACCAAAGATGACGCGGTCTATGTCGGCAATGATTTGAACGATCTGGATTGCATTCGCTCTGCTGGATGGGGACTGGCCGTATCGGATTCGGCAGACGAAGTCCTGCGATTTGCCGATGCGGTTTTGGAAAGCAAAGGCGGCCAAGGCGTGTTCAGAGAGATTGCGGCGCTAATACGCACAGTTGCAGCTACCAAATTGGGAGGACATGATGAATAA